The Verrucomicrobiota bacterium genome has a segment encoding these proteins:
- a CDS encoding VCBS repeat-containing protein, which translates to MDRSDRCLFGELISAALLALLVAGCKPTPEVVVPILKQKVAVEEQLNLFNHEAIGRAVKGNPWVAHIDAVDLDQDGLLDVVGCEAREGEVFWLHQTFAGKFEEITLATEMKGPVHVEAVDMDRDGDLDLLIASMSVIFPNNDHIGFVYILENNGSQGFFRRTILENVMRVSDVRAGDFNGDGQMDLIVGHFGYDQGEIQWLERTGKWSFEGHNLLSLSGTIHVCVADYDGDGDEDVAAQVSQQWEEIHLFLNDGLGNFSSKVIFGSTNEDFASSGMTLGDLNQDGRPDLLFANGDGFGPTPVPGARPWHGVHWLENKGEGKFDYRRIGDLPGAYSPIQCDLDQDGNMDVVAASCFNDWFSPKHESLVWFRNEGDFTFSKRILAYQPTHLLTLGVADFSGSGEPWIVSGAFHAWPPYEKMTRVLIWKPKEAL; encoded by the coding sequence ATGGATAGATCGGACAGATGTTTATTTGGTGAGTTGATTTCGGCTGCCTTACTTGCTCTGCTTGTAGCTGGGTGTAAGCCGACTCCGGAGGTTGTGGTACCTATTCTCAAGCAGAAGGTAGCGGTGGAGGAGCAGCTCAACCTATTTAATCACGAGGCAATTGGCAGAGCCGTTAAGGGAAATCCCTGGGTGGCCCATATCGATGCGGTTGATCTGGATCAGGATGGTCTGCTCGATGTCGTTGGCTGTGAGGCTCGCGAAGGTGAGGTATTTTGGCTGCACCAGACATTTGCGGGAAAGTTCGAGGAAATTACCTTGGCTACTGAAATGAAGGGTCCGGTACATGTGGAAGCGGTGGATATGGATCGCGATGGTGATCTCGATCTGCTGATTGCCAGTATGAGCGTGATTTTCCCTAACAACGATCACATCGGATTTGTTTATATTCTGGAGAACAATGGAAGCCAGGGATTTTTCCGACGAACGATTCTTGAGAATGTAATGAGAGTTTCAGACGTTCGGGCAGGAGATTTTAATGGCGACGGCCAAATGGATTTGATCGTTGGACATTTTGGATACGACCAAGGTGAAATTCAATGGCTTGAACGCACCGGCAAGTGGAGTTTTGAAGGCCACAATCTTCTAAGTTTGTCTGGAACGATACATGTCTGTGTTGCGGATTACGATGGCGATGGTGATGAAGACGTAGCAGCGCAGGTATCCCAGCAATGGGAAGAGATTCACCTATTTCTCAATGACGGCCTGGGCAACTTTTCGAGCAAGGTAATTTTCGGTTCTACAAACGAGGATTTTGCCTCCAGCGGGATGACTTTGGGAGACCTTAATCAGGATGGCAGACCGGATTTGTTGTTCGCGAATGGGGATGGCTTCGGCCCAACTCCGGTACCGGGTGCGCGTCCTTGGCACGGAGTACATTGGTTGGAAAATAAAGGGGAAGGGAAATTTGATTATCGGCGCATTGGTGATCTTCCGGGAGCCTACAGTCCTATCCAGTGCGATCTGGATCAGGATGGAAATATGGATGTGGTAGCAGCGAGTTGTTTCAACGATTGGTTCAGCCCCAAACATGAATCGCTGGTTTGGTTTCGCAACGAGGGAGACTTCACGTTTTCAAAACGAATCCTGGCTTACCAACCCACCCATCTTTTAACGCTCGGTGTAGCCGATTTCTCTGGGTCTGGTGAACCTTGGATTGTGTCCGGGGCTTTTCACGCCTGGCCACCCTATGAAAAAATGACGCGTGTTCTCATATGGAAACCGAAGGAGGCGTTATGA